AGTCCTTCATCCAGACCGATGCCGCCATCAACCGGGGCAACTCGGGCGGTCCCCTCCTCAACCTCCACGGTCAGGTCATCGGCATCAATACGGCCATCAACCCCGCCGGCCAGAACATCGGCTTCGCCGTGCCCATCAACATGGTGAAGCGCATCATCAAGGATCTCCGGGCCGGGCGTCCCGTGAGCCGCGGCTACCTCGGAGTCACCCCCCAGGAGCTGGATTCCAAGTTCCAGGAGAGCCTGGGTGTCCGCGAAGGTGTGGTCATCGTGGACGTACAAAGGGGCCAGGCAGCCGACAAGGCCGGGGTCCAGAGCCTCGATGTGATCACCTCGGTGGACGGCCAGAAGGTCAAGAGCCCGGATGAACTCATCGCCGCCATCTCCGGGCGCCGCGCCGGTGACACCATCAAGCTCGGCCTGATCCGCGACCGGAAGGCTCTGGAGGCCACGGTGCTGCTCGGTGACCGCAAGACCATCGCCAAGCAGAGCGATGAGGACGACGATTCCGACGATGCCACCCCCCAGCGCAGTGAAGAGGGCGAGAAGAGCCTGAATCTCGAGAAGGAGTATGGCTTCAAGGTCGAGGCCCTCTCCCCCGCCAACCGCCACCGCTTCGGCGTTGACGAGGATCGCAACGGCGTGGTCGTCACCTACGTGGACCCCCGCTCCCCGGCCGCGGATCTGCGGGACAGGGGCTTCGGAGCCGGCATCGTGATCACCGCTGTCCGCAAGCAGAAGGTGGAGAGCATCAAGGGCTTCCTCGACGAGGTCCGCAAGGCCGATGGCAAACCCCTGCTCCTGACCCTTCGCAGCCCCAGAGGGGCCGGTCAGACAGTGGTGGCGGTGGGACACAAGTAGTCCACCCCCGCTGGAACGGAGACCGCCGGGAGCTTCCGGCGGTTTTCTTTTTCCTTCCCGGGCTCCGGACGGGGGCCTTCGTTATAGACTGGGTCATCTACCAAGGATCAATCATGGGTCAGCGCCTCCTCGTCGTCGACAATGACAAAGCCTTCCTGGATGAGCACCGGACCGCCCTGGAAGCCGCCTTCGAAGTCGAGTTCATGTCCTCCACGGAGGGCGCCATGCCCCGACTGGAGCTGGGGGGCATCTGCACGGTCCTCATCTGTGTAGAAGTCACCGAGAACAAGGGCTACGCCCTCTGCTCCGCCATCCGGCGTACACCGGCCCTCCAGGACCTCAAGGTGGTCCTCATCAGCGCCAAAGCGACTGAAGAGGAATATTCCCGCCACCAGAGCCTCAAGGGGCGGGCTGATCTCTACCTCCACAAACCCATGGAGCCCGGTGCCCTGGTGGCCAGCCTGAGCCCCCTCGTCCCCCCCCGCAGCACCCCCCCCGAGGACTTCCTGAGCGAGCTGGACGGGACCGATCTCGGCGAGGAGTGGCTGGAGAGCCTGAAGTCCGAGCTGGAGGTGGACTTCGAACCCCTGCCTCCCACCGATGCGGGCACCACCCGGGTCCTGCCCCCGGCGGAGCTTGAGCATCGCGTAGCCGAACTGGAGGACATGCTGGCCACCCGCACTCGGGAGCTCGAGAGCCTCAGCAGCCGCCTGGGGGACCTGGACCGCCTCCAGTCCCTCGAAGGCGCCCACAGCGCCGCCGAGGCGGAGCTGACAAGGGTCCGGGAGAGTCTGGCCCTCAGCCAGGAGCGGATCCAGGAACTCGAGTGCCGCGATGCGGGCACCAGCTCGGAGGAGACCGACCGCCAGATCAGGCTGCTGAAGCAGGATGTGGCCGGACTCGAGGGCACCCTGAGGGGACAGCGGCGGGAGCTGGCCGAGCAGGGCATCCGGCTCCAGGATCTGGAGGCCGAGAGCCAGGATCTCAAAGCCCGCACGGAGACCGCTGAGCAGCGTTCCAACGAGCTGGAGTCCCAACTGGCGGAAGCCCGCCAGGAGAGTGGGGACCTCAAGGCCGAGCTTGAGCAGACACGACGGCAACTGGAGGAGAAGAGCTCCCTGCTGACCCAGACGGAATCCCGGGCGGATGAGTTGGAAGTCCGCGGCGTCGAACTGCAGGCAAAACTGGAGGAGACCGAGGCCGAGCGGCGGGTCTGCGCAGGCGACCTGGAAACCTCCCAGGGGCGCCTTTCCCAGACGGAGACTGAGCTGGCGGAGAAGTCCACCCTGGTCCTGCGGCTGGAACAGGAGTTGGCGGCCATGAGCGAGCAGTTCGAGGCCGCCAGGAGCGTCCGGGACCGGCAGGCCGAAGAGCTGAGCGCCTTGCAGCAGCAGCTGGAGGAGGCCTGGGCAACCCGGGACCGGCTGAGCAGCGAAGGGGACACCCTGCGCAGCGAGCTTGAGAAGAGCCGGGCCGAGGCCCAGTCCAGCCAGGCGCTCCTCGAACAGGCTGCTGCCGAGCGGGACCGGTTTCAGGCCGATCATAAGGCCCTGGAAGAGCGACTCGCCCAGGAGGGCAGGGACCATGAAGCCCAGCGCACTGAGCTGCTGGCGGGCATCGACGAGCGGGAAAGCGCCCTGATGGACCTGCGGGTACAGCTCAGCACCCTTGAAACCCGCAGCGCAGCGCTGGAGAGCGAGAAGCGGGAACTGGAGGGGCACCTCAACGAACGCAGTGCCCGGCTGGACTCCCTGACGGGGGTCATCTCGGATCTTGAAGCCGGAATCCGCCGCGCCTCGGACCTGACACGACCCTTCTGATGCATCCGCTCGTCCTGTTCGCGACGCTCCTCCTGATCCTCGCGACCGCCTTCTTCGTCCTCGCTGAGTTCGCCGCCGTCCGGGTCCGCTCAACCCAGCTGGAGGCGCTCCTCCCCGATGAGCCCCGGGCCCATGCCGCCCTGGATGTCCACCACCATCTGGATCTCCATCTCTCCAGCATCCAGGTGGCCATCACCCTCCTGACCATCACCCTGGGAGCCACCGGCGAAGACATCTTCGTCGAGGGCTTCCGCCGCCTCTTCCACCGCCTCCCCTGGCCCCATCTGGGTCTGGTGCTGGGCTCGGTCCTCGGGTTGGTGGTCATCACCGTAATCCAGGTGGTCCTGGCGGAGCTGCTGCCCAGGAGCTTTGCTCTCAGGGCCACCACCGCCTGGGCCCTCCGCACGGCCCGGCCCCTGCTCTTCTGGTCCAGGCTCATCCGGCCCCTCACCTGGGTGCTGGTGCACCTCACCCATGCCACCGAGCGGCTCCTGGGCATCACTCCAGAGGAAACCCGGGTGGAGGAGCATGCCCCCACGGAGGAGGAGTTCAAGCACCTCCTCATCAAGAGCCAAGCTCAGGGCAACTTGGAGCTCACCCGCAAGGAACTCATCGAGAACGTCTTCAGCTTCTCCAAGCGGAGCATCAAGGAGGTGGCCATCCCCCGGGCGCGGGTGGTCCACTTCGACCTCAGGCGCCCCCGGGAGGAGAACCTGCAGTTGGCACGGCGCTCCCCCCACACCCGCATCCCCCTGGTGGACGGGGACCTGGACCATGTGGTCGGCGTCATCCACCTCAAGGAGCTGCTCTGGGCCCTGCATGAGCAGGGGGAGGATCTGGATCTGCAGACCCTGGCCCGCCCAGCCTTCTTCGTGCCGGAGATGCGCCTGATCCAGGATCTGCTCCTGGACTTCCAGAAGGAAAAGCAGCACTTGGCCCTGGTGGTCAACGAACACGGGGGGATCGATGGCATCGTGACCCTGGAGGATGTCCTGGAGGAGCTGGTGGGCGAGATCCAGGACGAGTTCGACCGGGAGGTCATCAACCTCCGTCGGACCCGGAGTGGCACCTGGCTCGCCCAGGGGCATGTCACCCTGGAGCAGCTGGAGGACCACCTGGGCCTCAGCATTGAAGTCGAGGCCGGCAGCGTGAGCCTGGGCGGCTACTTCCAGGAGGAGCTGGGCCGGATCCTGAAGGTCGGTGACGAGCTCAAGGTGCAGGGCTGGCGGATCCGGGTGCTGGAGATGCGGGGCATGGCCCCCCGCAAGTTCCTCCTGCGCCCTCCCCTTCCACCGGAAGCAGCCGGTGAGGAGGCATGAGACCCCTGAATGCCTTCATCCTGGCGGCGGGTCTGGGCACCCGCATGGGACCCCTCTCCCAGGTACTCCCCAAGCCTGCCTGGCCCCTGGGGGGGCGCCCCCTGGTCCTCTGGGGGGCGGAAGCCCTCCAGCGGGAGGGTTTCACCCGGGTCGGCTGCAATGTCCACCACTTGTCTGGCCTGCTGGAGGCGGCGGTGGGCGGAGCCATAGAGGTCTTCCGGGAGCCGGAGCTCCTGGGCAGTGCCGGTGGGCTCACCCATGCCAGGGACCGGGCGACGGATCCTCTGGCTGTGTGGAACGGGGACGCCATCGCGGAAGTCCCCTGGCGGATGTTCCACGCGGAACATCTCCGCCTGGGGGCACAGCTCAGCTGGCTGCTGGTGCCCCATGACGGAGGCCCCTGGAATCCGGTCTGGCTGGATGGAGAGGGTCGCCTGCTGCCCCCCGGGACGCCGGGCCCCCAGGGTCCCTTCCACTTCACCGGGGCCAGTCTTTGGGGACGGGAGGCCCTCTCCCTCCTGCCCGGGGGACCTGCAGACACCAAAGCCCACATCCTGCCCCGCCTGACCCGCCACCTGGGCATTGTCGTGGAACCCTTCCCCTGGCTGGAGGTCGGCACCCCCGACCAGCTCATCGCCGCGGCGGCCCTCCTGGCCCCCCAGGCCGAGGGGCGGTTGCCCGGGTGCTACCTCCACCCCGGCAGCGAAGGCGGCCCCGGCCTCAAGCGCTGCATCCTGGGACCCGGCGTACACCTGGCCCCCGGCTTTGAGGACCGGGATGCCTTCTGGGCGCTGACTGTAGAGGGTCTTCAACGCGCCGAGCTACCTTTGCCCGGGCAGCCCGCCTAAACTGTCCCCATGGACGCGAGACTGCAGGAGGCCCTTGAACGCTGGGATTGCCGCGAGCCGGAGGCCCTCTCCGGGGACGCCGGGGCACGCCGCTACTTCCGGGTGCGCCACCCCCACCTCGGGACAGCCCTGCTGGTGCTCTACCCCCCGGCACCCCTCCCCGGGCAGGGGGATGACCCCTACTTCGACTACCGGGCCCTGCAGGCCTATCTGGACCCCGTGATCCGGGTCGCCACCATCATCCAGTACCACGACGAAAGCCGGACCATGCTCATGGAGGATCTCGGCGACGAGACCCTGGAGCGGAGACTGACCCGCCACCCGGAAGAGGAGCGCCGCTGGGTCGAGATCGTGGCCCTCCAGCTCAGCTCCTGGGTGGGACTCCTCACCGCGGGCGCCCCCTCCAGGGCCTTCTTCATGCTGCGCGCCTTCGATGATGCCAAGCTCAGCTTCGAGTGGGAGTACTGCCGCACCAACTTCTTCCAGGACTTCCTCCAGAAGGATCCACCCCGCTGGCTGGACCGCCTCATGGAGGACGTCCAGGCGCGGCTAGTGCCCCAGGCGAGTTACCTGGCCCACCGGGACTTCCATGTCCGGAACCTGATGGTCCAGGGGGACCGGCTCATCACCCTGGACTTCCAGGATGCCCGCAAGGGGGCCGCCACCTATGATCTGGCCTCCATCCTCTTCGACGGCTACTGGGACTGGTCTGCCGAGACCAGGGACATCCTGGTCGGACGCGTCCGGGAGGAACTGGGCTGGTCCGACTCCGAACTCTGGGAGGAGCTGAACCTCAGTGCCCTCCAGCGGAACTTCAAGGCCCTAGGGACCTTCGGACACCAGATCATCCACAGGCGGAAGGCCCACTTCGCCCCGGCCATCCCGAGGACCCTCCGCCACATCCTGGGGCACTTCCAGCGCCTCCACCACGGAGAGGGCGTCCTCCAGACTGAGAATTGGCTGCGGATCGCCGAACGGCGGCTGATGGAACGCTGAGACAAGGCCTCAGTGCGGTTCACCCATGGCCCTGACCCGCTCGGCCAGGATCCTGGCTCGCGGATCCCGGCCCAGGTGCCGCCCCAGGAAGTCGACCGGCTCCCGGGCGTCGCTCGGCAGCTCCGGGCAGTCCAGCAGGACCGCCACATCAGGCTCGGCCAGACCGGAGCGTCCATGGGCCACCAGGAAAGCCGCCCGCCCGGCCCGGAGGATGAGTCCGGTCGCTTCCGCCTCGTGCAGGAGCCCGGCGAGCTCATCTCCCGGGTCTTCGCCCTCGGCGCCTTCGTGGGACTCGGGCACTCTGCCCAGCCGCTCCAGCAGGGATGCCTCCAAGGCGAGCTGTTCCCGGAAGGTCTCCTCGATCCAGTACAGGTTGGCCCGGAAATGCCCATGTCGGCGCCAGAGGATGTCTACCTTGAAGCGGAGCTGCGCGATGCGCTTCCTGTCCTCGTCTGTCCAGTCGTGCATGGACATGTCATGGAACTCCAAGGTCCTGGGGCGCAGGGTCTGAAGGTAGGCCGTGAGCCCATGGCGCCCCGTCCGCCCAAAGTAGATGTTCCCCGCAGGCAGTTCCACCAGGGCGTAGGGGAAGTCCTCCAAGCCCATGCCGGTCCTGGAGTCCTGCAGAGAGAAGGCCTCCCCGTACCGACCTCCCAGGCTCCCGAAGACTTCATCCAGACGCCAGGCTTCCTCAGGCACCGGGTGGGACATGCGCACAAACCGGGTATAGCCCTCCGCATCCGTCACACCAAAGAGGACGCCCTGGCTGAGCCCCCGGATCCGATCCCCGGAGCGGCTTGAGAAGAGCCGGTAGGGGGTACGGGGTGTCATCCGGAACTGGTACCCGAAGGGTCCCACCCCGACCTCAGGGGAGCGGCGATGGTTTTCCGGATGGAAGGGCTTGTGCGAAGGGGCCGGAAGCGCGGGGAATCGCCCCGACCACCGCGGGGCCTCCCTCAAAGGCGGAAGCACCCTTCCCGTCAGACAGCTGAGGACAGGGGCCTCCCCCGCCGGAAGGGGACGGGCCACCAGCGCCACCCAGAGGACCCCCAGCAACACCAAACCGCAAGCCCGGGCGCGGGGTCCCCTGCACTGAGAGGTCAGCCAGCCTCCCTTCACTCGTGCCGGTGGCTCCAGGCCACCGTGTCCTGGCGCCACTCCGAGAGGGAGGCGGCATCGGCGGGATCGATCTGGCCCAGGGCCTGGGCTCTGCGGGAGAGGTCATCGAAGGTGGCCAACACCCGCAGGGGAACGCCAGCTCCCAGGAAAGTGGCGTCCGCCTGGGGCAGCCCATAGCTGAAGAGGGCCAGGACTTCCAGCACTTCCGCCTCTTCGTGACGCAGGGCCTCCACGCACTTCACGCTGCTCCCACCGGTGCTGATGAGGTCCTCGATAAGGACCACCTTGTGTCCGTCGGCGTGGGGCCCCTCCACCTGCCGCCCCATGCCGTGCTTCTTGGGTTCAGGCCGGACGTAGGCCAGGGGCAGCTCCAGGCGGTCCGCCACCAGAGAGGCCCAGGGGATGCCTGCGGTGCTGGTGCCCGCGATGAGGGTGGGAGCCTTCTCGGCAGCTCGGGCGGCCAGTGCATCGGCGATGGCGGTACGCAACCCGGGGAAGCCCAGAAGCTGCCGGTTGTCGCAGTAGATGGGGGACTTGAGCCCGCTGGCCCAGGTGAAGGGGCTCTTGGGGGAGAGGCGCACCGCCCCCGCCTCGAGAAGTCCGGCAGCCAGATCCAGGTTCGTCATGGTCTCTCCATCCATACCGGTCCATTGTAGGGCCTGCTGCGATCACCCGCGCCAGGGGGCCTCGGGCCTCTACTGGTATATTGGAGGGTTCGAGGTCCGCGCCTCTGCGGACCTCTCCATGTCCCGGAATCCCCCATGCCCTGCATCCGCCGCCTGTTTGTCGAGAAGAAGCCCGAGTTCGCCGTGGAGGCCCGTCACATCCTCCACGATCTGCGGGACAACCTGGGGGTCGCCGCCCTCCAGGGTCTGCGCCTGGTGGTCCGCTACGACATCGAGGGGCTGGAGCCCCAGGTCCTCGACGCCGCCCGGTGGACGGTCTTCGCCGAGCCCCCGCTGGATGAGGTCTTCGAGGAGGCCCTACCGGTGGACGCAGATGAGCAGGCCCTGGCGGTCGAGTATCTGCCCGGGCAGTACGACCAGCGGGCGGACAGCGCGGCCCAGTGCCTCCAGCTCCTCGCCCACGGCGCCCGGCCCAAGGTGGCCTGTGCCCGCGTCTACGTCATGAAGGGGGCTCTCTCGGCGGAGGACATCGCCCGGATTCGCAGCTACCTGGTGAACCCCGTGGACAGCCGGGAGGCCTCCCCCGCCAAGCCCACCACCCTGAGTCCCGCCCTTCCCGAGCCGGAGGCCGTCAAGGTCATGATGGGCTTCAACGGCGCAGACGACGCCCTGCTCCAGGAACTCCAGGGCCAGTTGGGCATGGCCATGACCCTGGCGGACCTGCGACACACCCAGGCCCACTTCCGGGATGAAGAGCACCGCGAGCCCACCGAGACCGAGCTGCGCCTCCTCGACACCTACTGGTCCGATCATTGCCGCCACACCACCTTCCTGACCAGGCTGGAGGGCGTCACCATCGAGGATGGTCCCTTCTCCGGCCCCATCGCCAAGGCTTTCGTGGGCTACCGCAACCTTCGCCGGGAAGTCCTGGCGGAGCGCGCTGCCGAGAAGGACGAGTGCCTGATGGACATCGCACTCCTGCCCATGCGGGCGCTGCGCCAGGCCGGCAAGCTGGAGGATCAGGAGCAGACCAGCGAGATCAACGCCTGTTCGGTGATCGTGGACATCGACACCACCGCCGCCCCGGCCGGGCATGAGGAGTGGCTCCTCATGTTCAAGAACGAGACCCACAACCACCCCACCGAGATCGAGCCCTTCGGCGGGGCCGCCACCTGCCTGGGCGGCGCCATCCGGGATCCCCTCTCCGGCCGGGCCTACGTCTACCACTCCATGCGCGTCACCGGAAGCGGTGACCCCCGCACCCCCATCGCGGAGACCCTGTCCGGCAAGCTCCCCCAGCGCAAGATCACTACCGAGGCTGCCGCGGGCTTCGCCTCCTACGGCAACCAGATCGGCCTCTGCACCGGCCAGGTCCGGGAGTACTACGACCCCGGCTACGTGGCCAAGCGCATGGAGATCGGCGCCGTGGTGGCCGCGGTGCCCCGGGCCCAGGTGCGCCGCGAGGAGCCCGTCCCCGGCGACCAGATCATCCTGGTGGGCGGGCGCACCGGTCGTGATGGCATCGGCGGGGCCACCGGCAGCTCCAAGACCCACACCGAGGAGAGCATCGAGACCTGCGGTGCCGAGGTCCAGAAGGGCGACGCCCCCATGGAGCGCAAGCTGCAGCGCCTCTTCCGCCGCCCCGAGTTCTCCCGCCTGGTGAAGAAGTGCAACGACTTCGGCGCGGGAGGCGTCTCGGTGGCCATCGGCGAGCTGGCGGATGGCCTCGCCATCAATCTGGATGTGGTCCCCAAGAAGTACGAAGGTCTCAACGGCACAGAACTCGCCATCGCCGAAAGCCAGGAGCGCATGGCTCTGGTGGTCTCCCCCGCCGAGGTGGCCCGGGTGCTGGAGCTGGCCCGGGAGGAGAACCTGGAGGCCGTCGTGGTTGCCCAGGTCACCGAGGAACGGCGTCTGCGCATGAGCTGGCGCGGTCAGGTCATCGCCGACCTCTCCCGAGACTTCCTTGACACCAACGGCGCCCCGCAGCAGACCCGGGCCCGGGTCTCGGCCCCCACCGCCGCCACCCCCTTCGGCACCCCCAAGGTGGGGACCCAGGACCTGGCCGGCCGCTGGAAGGCCGCCCTGCAGTCCCTGGATACCTGTTCACAGCGGGGCCTCGTGGAGAAGTTCGACAGCACCATCGGAGCCGCCTCTGTCCTGGTGCCCTTTGGCGGTGCCACCCGCCGGACCCCTGCCGAGGCCATGGTGGCCAAGTTCCCCGTGCTGGGCGGCGAAACCCGCAGCGCCAGCGCCATGAGCCACGGCTTCATCCCCGGGATCGCCAAGTGGAGCCCCTTCCACGGGGCCGTCTGGGCCCATGTCCTGGCCGCCGCCCGACTGGTGGCGGTGGGCGCTGACCCCAGCCGCCTGCGCTACACCCTCCAGGAATACTTCGGCAAGCCCGGTAGCGATCCCCTCCGCTGGGGTGCCCCCCTGGCGGCCCTCCTCGGCGCTCTCGAGGCCGAGCTGGCTCTGGGGACCCCCGCCATCGGCGGCAAAGACAGCATGTCAGGCACCTTCAAGGATCTGGATGTTCCCCCCACCCTGGTGGCCTTCGCCGTGGATGTGGTCAAGGCCGACCAGGTCATCAGCCCCGAGTTCAAGGGTGCCGACCACGATGTGGTGCTGCTGGAGCTGCCCCGCACCGCCGAGGAGCTCCCCGACTGGGCCGCCCTGAAGACCCTCTACGGCCGCCTGGGCCAGCTCATCCGCGAGGGACGCATCCTCTCGGCCAAGGTCCTGGACATGGAGGGCCTCGCCCCGGCTTTGTCGGTCATGGCCTTCGGCAATGCCCTGGGACTGGACCTTGACGGGGAGAGGGAGGCCGCCTTCTGGTTCGCCCCCCAACCCGGTGCCTTCGTGGTGGAGCTGCCCTCCAGCGAGCGGCCGGACCTCCTCTTCAGCGGGCTCGACTGGGCCCTGCTGGGGCGCACCATCACCGAGCCCGTCATCCGCCTGGACGAGACCATCCTGGAACTCCCCGGCCTTCAGGCCGCCTGGGAGGCACCCCTGGAGCCCATCTTCCCCACCACCGAGGTCGGAGAGGCCCCGGCGGCCCTTCCCCCCTTCCAGCCCGTGGCCGCCACGGAGCGCAAGGCACCCGCCATCCGGATGTCCCGCCCCCGGGTGGTCGTCACCGCCTTCCCCGGCTCCAACTGCGAATATGACTGCGCCCAGGCCTTCGAGAGGGCCGGGGCCATCGCTGAGACGGTGGTCTTCCGCAACCTGGACCCCCAGGCGGTGGAGGAGAGCCTTGAGGCCATGGCTCAGGCCATCTCCCGCTCCCAGATCATCATGGTCCCCGGCGGTTTCAGCGCCGGGGACGAGCCCGAGGGCTCGGGCAAGTTCATCGCCGCCGCCTACCGGAACGCCAGGGTGAAGGATGCCGTCCACGAGCTCCTGCACCACCGGGACGGCCTGATGCTGGGCATCTGCAACGGCTTCCAGGCCCTCATCAAGCTGGGCCTGGTGCCCTACGGCGAGATCCGCGAACAGTCCCCGGACTGCCCCACCCTCACCTTCAACAACCTGCGCTACACCAGCCGCATGGCTACCACCCGCGTGGTCAGCAACCGCAGCCCCTGGTTCAGCCGCCTGAGCCCCGGGGACCGGCACGTGGTGGCCATCGCCCACGGAGAGGGGCGCATCGTGGGGCCGGATGCCACCCTGCGCCGCCTCCTCGCGGAGGGACAGGTGGCCACCCAGTACGTGGACCTGGCGGGCCAGCCCACTCTGGACCTGGACTTCAACCCCAATGGCAGTGCCTTCGCCATCGAAGGCCTCACCAGCCCGGATGGGCGGGTGCTGGGCAAGATGGCCCATGCAGAGCGCGTGACCTCCAACGTCTGGCGCAACGTACCCGGCGAGAAGGACATGCAGCTCTTCCAGGCGGGCGTGGCCTACTTCGCCTGAGGCCGGATTCTGCATTTACTCCCGGCGCAGAGCCATCCCGTTCATCCCCTTCATCCAGGCTTGAAATGCACTTTATTCAGCCAAGATGAAGAGGATGAACAGGATGAATGCACGCCATAGGCGATGATGGACTCGCGATCCAGGCGCACGGGAAACTCAGAGCCCAGTTCGCCTTGCGTACCAAACGGTTCCCGATGAATGTCAGCCGCCTGGGCTTTACTCCGGGCCTTGCCCAGGCCTCAGATGACTCAATTGCAGACTTCGGGCTGAGCCCGGAATCTGCATCGGTATCACGACCTTGGGATCGCCTCAGGCCTCTCTGGATTTGCGGAAGGCCTCCATGGCCTCGATGGCGAGAGCGTACTCGTCCTTGAGACGCTGGACCATGGAGGCGGTGCTGCCATTCAGGTTCTCGGTGCGGGCCGAGGCTTCGATGGCAGCCGCGGCGGCCCGGAGGCGGACGGCCCCCATGGTGCTGGCGGCCCCCTTGATGGCATGGGCCACATCCGCCAGTTCCTGGGCATTGGCAGCGTCGAGCAGGGGACTGAGGACCTCGATCCGGGACGGGGTGTCCTCCTTGAAGAGCTCCAGCATCTCCAGGAAGAGCCCCAGGTTGCCATCATCCAGAGTCAGGAGCTGTTCGAGGGTGTTGGAGTCCAGGATGGGGGAATCGGAATGGGACATGGAGTTCTCCAGAGCTACGGTCGCTTGTCGGCGCGGGTCAGCATGGCCTTGAACCTGCCCAGTAGGCCACTCATTCCGGACTCCGGGACCTCCTCCGGAAGAGCAGTGAGCGCTGGGACCGGTGAGGCGGGATCCAGTTCAAGGGCCTTCCGATAGCAGACCTGGGCATTGGCCCTGAAGCCCTTGCGGTCGTACAGGTCCCCCATGAGCCGCCAGGGTTCGGCGGAGCGAGGTCGCAGCCGGGCGGCGTTCTGGAAGGCCTCAATGGCCCGGCTGGACCAAGCGGGATTCCCGAGGCGGAGCTTCCCAAGAGCCAGCCATGGGTCGTAGGCCTGAGGCGAGTCGGGATCCAGCTGCAGGGAGCCCTCCAGGGCCTTGAGCGCCTCGCCGTAACGCTCGGAGGCCAGAAGGTGGCGGCCGGTGAGGAAGAGCCGACGAGCCCTGGCGAGGGAATCCTCCCCGGGCTCGGCAGGAGGCTCCTCCAGCTCGATGGCCGGAGCCTCCACCTCCACCGGGGCCGCGGCCTCAGAGGCCTGGGCCACGGGCCGGACCGGCTCTTCGAGTCGGAGTTCGGGCACGGTGGGGGGGGTCGGAGGCATGGAGTGCGGCAGATCCGGAGCCACGCGAAAGGGCTCCGGAACAGGGGTCGGGGGGGCCAAGGGCATGGAGCCTTCGACCAGGCGCAAGGCGCCGATAGCCCAGAGGGAGGCCAGAAAGCGGGCGGCCTCCTGCTCCCCGAAGCTCCCCAGACTCATGAAGGTGCTGAAGCCCAGCGGCTCCGCCCCCAGACAGGAGAGCGTGAAGGCCATCTGGGGCGTGAAGGGGAGGTCGGAGAAATCCTGGAGGATGCCGGGGACGGCCTCCCATCGCCACTGCTCTTCGGCCCTCAGAGCCCCGACCAGATCCGCCAGATGGGAGGCCTCCTGGAAGTGCCCCCAGACGAAGTGGCGGTGATCGAGCCTGAACTTCAGGTCCTGGCTCAGCTCCCGGCTCACGGGCCTCGGCATCCACTCGCAACGGATGACCGGGTGCTCCAGGGCATGGAC
The sequence above is drawn from the uncultured Holophaga sp. genome and encodes:
- a CDS encoding trypsin-like peptidase domain-containing protein, whose protein sequence is MKRQVKQVIGLSLFAAASMAVGMGLGRGWVARAEEERPITVNAKGMDSLPPIAEVAEKLNPAVVAITNTSIVKTRVGAQSGFGQDFPFDFFFGPNQRRQGGDTEQEQRLQGAGSGVIISPDGEILTNHHVIEGIRGGEAKIEVKTADGRSYPATILGKDKELDVALLKIDAHHLPYAELGDSEAARIGEWVVAIGNPLGLDHTVTQGIISAKGRSGRLLGAGSGLESFIQTDAAINRGNSGGPLLNLHGQVIGINTAINPAGQNIGFAVPINMVKRIIKDLRAGRPVSRGYLGVTPQELDSKFQESLGVREGVVIVDVQRGQAADKAGVQSLDVITSVDGQKVKSPDELIAAISGRRAGDTIKLGLIRDRKALEATVLLGDRKTIAKQSDEDDDSDDATPQRSEEGEKSLNLEKEYGFKVEALSPANRHRFGVDEDRNGVVVTYVDPRSPAADLRDRGFGAGIVITAVRKQKVESIKGFLDEVRKADGKPLLLTLRSPRGAGQTVVAVGHK
- a CDS encoding response regulator, producing the protein MGQRLLVVDNDKAFLDEHRTALEAAFEVEFMSSTEGAMPRLELGGICTVLICVEVTENKGYALCSAIRRTPALQDLKVVLISAKATEEEYSRHQSLKGRADLYLHKPMEPGALVASLSPLVPPRSTPPEDFLSELDGTDLGEEWLESLKSELEVDFEPLPPTDAGTTRVLPPAELEHRVAELEDMLATRTRELESLSSRLGDLDRLQSLEGAHSAAEAELTRVRESLALSQERIQELECRDAGTSSEETDRQIRLLKQDVAGLEGTLRGQRRELAEQGIRLQDLEAESQDLKARTETAEQRSNELESQLAEARQESGDLKAELEQTRRQLEEKSSLLTQTESRADELEVRGVELQAKLEETEAERRVCAGDLETSQGRLSQTETELAEKSTLVLRLEQELAAMSEQFEAARSVRDRQAEELSALQQQLEEAWATRDRLSSEGDTLRSELEKSRAEAQSSQALLEQAAAERDRFQADHKALEERLAQEGRDHEAQRTELLAGIDERESALMDLRVQLSTLETRSAALESEKRELEGHLNERSARLDSLTGVISDLEAGIRRASDLTRPF
- a CDS encoding hemolysin family protein, coding for MHPLVLFATLLLILATAFFVLAEFAAVRVRSTQLEALLPDEPRAHAALDVHHHLDLHLSSIQVAITLLTITLGATGEDIFVEGFRRLFHRLPWPHLGLVLGSVLGLVVITVIQVVLAELLPRSFALRATTAWALRTARPLLFWSRLIRPLTWVLVHLTHATERLLGITPEETRVEEHAPTEEEFKHLLIKSQAQGNLELTRKELIENVFSFSKRSIKEVAIPRARVVHFDLRRPREENLQLARRSPHTRIPLVDGDLDHVVGVIHLKELLWALHEQGEDLDLQTLARPAFFVPEMRLIQDLLLDFQKEKQHLALVVNEHGGIDGIVTLEDVLEELVGEIQDEFDREVINLRRTRSGTWLAQGHVTLEQLEDHLGLSIEVEAGSVSLGGYFQEELGRILKVGDELKVQGWRIRVLEMRGMAPRKFLLRPPLPPEAAGEEA
- a CDS encoding NTP transferase domain-containing protein, whose protein sequence is MRPLNAFILAAGLGTRMGPLSQVLPKPAWPLGGRPLVLWGAEALQREGFTRVGCNVHHLSGLLEAAVGGAIEVFREPELLGSAGGLTHARDRATDPLAVWNGDAIAEVPWRMFHAEHLRLGAQLSWLLVPHDGGPWNPVWLDGEGRLLPPGTPGPQGPFHFTGASLWGREALSLLPGGPADTKAHILPRLTRHLGIVVEPFPWLEVGTPDQLIAAAALLAPQAEGRLPGCYLHPGSEGGPGLKRCILGPGVHLAPGFEDRDAFWALTVEGLQRAELPLPGQPA
- a CDS encoding phosphotransferase translates to MDARLQEALERWDCREPEALSGDAGARRYFRVRHPHLGTALLVLYPPAPLPGQGDDPYFDYRALQAYLDPVIRVATIIQYHDESRTMLMEDLGDETLERRLTRHPEEERRWVEIVALQLSSWVGLLTAGAPSRAFFMLRAFDDAKLSFEWEYCRTNFFQDFLQKDPPRWLDRLMEDVQARLVPQASYLAHRDFHVRNLMVQGDRLITLDFQDARKGAATYDLASILFDGYWDWSAETRDILVGRVREELGWSDSELWEELNLSALQRNFKALGTFGHQIIHRRKAHFAPAIPRTLRHILGHFQRLHHGEGVLQTENWLRIAERRLMER
- the pyrE gene encoding orotate phosphoribosyltransferase codes for the protein MTNLDLAAGLLEAGAVRLSPKSPFTWASGLKSPIYCDNRQLLGFPGLRTAIADALAARAAEKAPTLIAGTSTAGIPWASLVADRLELPLAYVRPEPKKHGMGRQVEGPHADGHKVVLIEDLISTGGSSVKCVEALRHEEAEVLEVLALFSYGLPQADATFLGAGVPLRVLATFDDLSRRAQALGQIDPADAASLSEWRQDTVAWSHRHE